The Quercus lobata isolate SW786 chromosome 9, ValleyOak3.0 Primary Assembly, whole genome shotgun sequence region CAATcatgtaatttaaaatataaattttttatttttatttaaaagggTTGTACGAATCATTTATGTCAacatttaaaaatgttaaacagaGTTTCAATATATATGATTACGTTAATATACTCTAATTTTGTCATTGTCATATGGCTTGTATGTGCTTTGTTTTTATAAGGACTTTTTTCATTCTAGTGATATTATTAATTGAGGCAATTTCTATAAGATTCTATTAGTAGTTATATTTGATTACATTATAGTTTTAATCATAATATTATCTTACTTGGGAAGTTGTAGATATTGATTCCCTGTTCTTGATTGTAGGTGGGTGTGggtcccaaacaagaaaaataggcACGCCCAGGTCTTCAGGGACAGGTATCGGGAGCAAATAGCTTTAATGTTGCCAAACCAGGTATGAAAATGCTTTGTTCAACATGTTCAAGTACAAGATATATTTATTTGCTGAACTTTTAAATAGAAAGATAGTTGCCTAATGTGTTGCATATTTGTTTTTGGGCTGTTGTAGGTGGTGTGGCAGCCGTATGAAGATGAATACGAGAACCTTCCGCCGTGGTGCGTTGCAGGGAGGGCAGTGTGGACGGCAATCGTGCCGCTTGTATGTTTCCATCTAGTAGAGAAACATACACCGGATCGTGTCGTTCGGCAATTTGGGATGATCCAAGAAATTCCCCACCATGTTAACACGGACCCGGTGCTTCATGCAATTGATTTGAGGGGGAAGATGGGTGTTGATTGGATGCGGAGACATGCTATGCATCTCACGGACTGGGGTCATCGCCTTCAACGGCGTTGTGAAGCAGTGCTTGGTGATATGCCTCTACAGCACGAGTACTTCGATTGGTTCACAAGGATAACTCGAAGGTTTATCGATTTCCCTGGTGCTAGATTCATTCTAATGGTAACTTCTCCATGTCTTCTACATTTTACCGTACTTGTTACTTAGTTTACCACTGTTTAGAGAACTCTTCTTATGTGGTCCAATGTTTGCTTACCATCAAACCTCCCTTTTAAATTGTTGTCTGCTTAAGATTGCTTATAGACAATCGAAGTTGATTTACCTTATAGAGAACTTTGGGAATATACAAATCTAATTTGGAATGCTCTAAGGTCATATCTCGTATTTCAGCCTTTAGAGTTATGGTATACATTCatctttccatttttattatttttaatttttttcctcatttggCATTGGCAATTTGCATTTTTCAGAAGACGATATCCGCTAACTACATCTTTAATACAAAAGTTAATTTCAATTTAGTCTAATGTAACACTTGGTGTCCCTATAATTTCCAATTATTAGTTGTCGTATCAATTTGGAACCAACCTGAAATTATACTATTGATTggctttcttcattttgatATTGCATTATTAATATACTTGGTTTTTCCATGTGCAGATTGAAGGATATGTCCGTATGATGCGCTGTCACCCAGTGGGCACGGAGGAGCACAATGACATTATTAATGTGCTGGAGGCAGTGCATGAGATTGGCCGTGTACGACCTCGGGAACCTGAGGCCCCGAACGAGGAGGCAGCTACTCCTGCGGCAGCGCCTACTCAGAGGCCAAGCACTACTGAGAGCCCAAGCACGAGCACAGCTCCTGCCGGATGTTGCTCTCATCCGCCTGTTGCTACCCCTCAGGTTGTCCCTACCCTCGATCCCTCTCCATCCACCGCACATCCATCCCTTagccccaccatcccttcacccaCCCCACATCCATCCGTTAGCCCCACTATCCCTTCACCCACCTCACATCCATCCCCTACCCCTACCATCCCTTTAGCCACTCCACATGAGTCCCCTAGTCCCACCATCCCTCCACCCACCCCACATGAGTCCCCTAGTCCCACCATCCCTCCACCCACCCCACATGCCTGTCCTGGGTTTGACATTCGTCCACCCACCCCACGGTCATTTCCTGAGCTATCACCTATTCCATCATTTGACCTGGGTCTTGATCAAACCCCTCCTGACTTGCAACAGGACCCACCTTCCCACAGTACATCCACTGGCCCACCCCATGTTCAGCCTGAGCAGCCTGTTGGGTTAGCTGCAGCGGCAGAAGGTCGGCCAAAACGCATATCTAAGGCACCTCCTTGTGGGACAGGGGGGCACAAACATGGACACAACGCTGGGCCGGAGGCATCTGATGACGGACATGCAAGACCTCCTCCTTATTATACGAGAAAGCGTAAGGTTCAAAAAAGGTAACTCAAATGATACCTTATTCCTTTAACTGGACATTTCAAGCTGGTGTTGAAAAGttcatgaaattatttttgtggcCAAAATGATTTAATGTACATTATTTGAACTAGGTGAAAGGTACAGTTGGGACATTAGCTGGAGGTAGATATTCATGTGTTTGTGAATGATACAATTCTTGTTGCTGTTATCTTCGAGGTACATTTAGCATATcaatcttataaaattttctcttctaACTACATAGATACTCTATGATCACATTATACTCCTGATTTGCCTCTCCACTTCATCCACTCGCCTCTTATCCTATGATTCATATTCTCTTTAATTTCTCAACTCTTATGAATTATTGCTGAAAGATATTGAAAGCTCTTGCTCTTCTCAACCATCAAGTCTTGCAACCCTTATCAACTCTACTTTTAATTATAGGTGGTTGAACTTATTTGGAAAGAAAGTTTAGGACATATTATTCCTCAAAGAAATAGATTAGGACTCATTGATCcttttgagggaaaaaaagtaGGCCTTATCTGTACATTTCGTAATCCTAAATTACAATAACAATACTCACGTTACTATAGGAACTAAAAGCTCAAGAGGtggtcaaaagaaaaaaatatctatttgaCAGGACTTCTTCCCATATCTATGAATTTCATTGGACCGTCATGGATGTATATGCTACTTTACGAAATATGTGAATTGTTGTATATCTTGGAAATTGATAGTTTTTATGGCCTTCTTATTCTTATACCAAGGAGTTGTTGCATGTCGTAATTAGCAGAGATATTTCATGAGTTTTGAGGCTTAAAAGATTAGCTTCTTGAAACGACAATACTGTTTTTAAGAGTCATTGATCAAACTTATGAGTCTTTAAGTCTCATAGTTTGTGGTGCATGTATAACTAATTTTAGCCATTTACCTCTGAAGAATAAAGTGGCTGAGCAAATCTCACTTGATCCATTGACAAATATGACAGGCGATGTCTGGCATGTATTCCTGAAAGGAGACTTCAAACACATGCTTTATGGCTACAAATTTGATGGAAAATTCTCCCCAGACGAAGGGCTTTACTATGATTCTTCTCGGATTCTATTGGATCCTTATGCAAAAGTTAGTGGCCTGCATGAGTTGTTTACTTTGTTGTACCtttaatgtttcttttttatcccAAATACTTTTAATATGTACTTATTAACTATTTACATctatgaacaaaatattttcactcCTTTGACTGCTTAAGTTTGGTAGATCATTTGCTTCCTATGTCTGGATGGTATAATTTATGCGTGGCTTTTTTTTGTAAATCCAGGTTTTGCTTCTAAAATGCAATGAACTCTGATTTCCTTTTCATTTGTCTAGGCAGTTATAAGCAGAGGTGAGTTTGGTGCTTTAGGAGCTGATGGTAATTGCTGGCCCCAAATGGCCTGCATGGAAccttcttttgatgatgaggtAGCAAATACTACATTTACTTCAATAACTGTGggctgtttttatttattattattactttctaATATTTATTAATGCTTTATATTACTATAAAGGAGCTAAAGGTTAGATGTAAATAGGCTTGTCTTATGATATAGTCAAACGTGTGTCACTTTATTGTCACAAAATCCCTGCctagttttttaatattttttttaaaaatgttttttgtaacaatttttttcatgctTCTTGTTCAATATGAGGATATTGGGGTTTACGTCCTTAAAAAAACGCTTATTCCCTATGCACATTGTAGATCCCAGGTAAAAGGAAATATTATTCCTCAAGATGAAGCACACCAAGataacttttgtaattttatctCAATAATTGTTAGGTACTAAACAGGAATCTAAAGCTTTTTTCTGACTcttattatttgaaattatttcaGTGCACCTACCAATAATTTTAGCTTCAATCCAGATGGGTCTGCTGTGAACCCTGGAGCTTTCCAGCAGCATATTCGAAGTGATTCTAATCTTATGGCTCAGTTGTTTCAGGTAAAACTGTGGTCTTCTTCTTCAAAGTTATTCTTTGCATTTCAAATTGGGGTTTGAAGCATGTAAATATGGTTTTCCTGTTAAGAAGAAGTCTGGAATCAGATAAAGTCTGGAAACTTAACTCCTTGGGTAATAGGTTGGTTCTAATATTATTTGCACTACCGCACCCTCATGGTGTTCTTGAGCTAGAGCCTATTTggagatgattttgaaaattggatTATTATCTGAAAATGCCATGCCAATCAGTAGCAGTTGGCATAAAAttatatgtgaaaataaaaataaaaatgattggaTTGTTTGTAATCCATTCTTGATTTCtatgatttattttcttcactGGTGAGTTTCTAGCAATCTAAAATTTATGTTGAATTTACAGAATGATCCTGAACTAGCACAAGCTGTTCTAGGAAATGATCTAAATAAACTGCAAGACCTTTTACGAGAGCGTCATCGCCAAAAATCTGACTTACGACGTCAACAAGAAGAGGAGCTCGTAAGTTGCTTATCTGGTGGCTCTAACTCTTTCTCTTCCTTGGCCTTTATAGCTTATGTCATGGTGCTAAGTTTGTACCACATAAAGTACTTTTCAAGTTCTAATATATTGGCCTCTAATATATGTGTATTTACGTACTTACCATTTACTGATCAGATGTAGTTAAATTGTAACCATTGAGTTTcttacataaataatttaatttgataatgATTATTAGATGGAGAAACTGATACATATACGTTCTTGTTATTGTGTGATATAGGCCCTTCTTTATGCAGATCCTTTTGATGTTGAAGCGCAAAAGAAGATTGAAGCTGCTATTCGCCAGGTCAGTGTTATTTCTTTGTCATATGTGGCATTGAAGAATCTCGGTAGCCCTTTATCCCTGATGCTTTGGCTCAGGGGTTCAACAGGTACGCTGGGTCAGGGTAGGTCATAGGTCTGGGTGTTGTTTAGCATTGGATAGAGGgggaaaaaagtgaaagaaagaaCCTTTCTTTGTACTCTTGATTTTCTGCGTATTTTTTAGTCTGTTGAAATCTTAAGTTCATTGTAATTATGGAATCTatagtaatttaatttttcattgtgCAAAAATTCTAACCTTATAATGATGTTTGCAAGTGGCTTTGCTATGTTGAAACATCTGTTACTTCTCTTTGAAACTAATTTTTCATTCCTACAAATTCCTTGGACTGGTTAATACTTACTGGTGTGcattaataagtaataactgAGAGACTTTTATGCCTTAGGattcttttgttattttaagtttcttcattggatttttttgtATGTACGCATTATATTTTCTGTGACCAATAGTAGGCATGGCCCTACATGCTAGAAACTGTGATTATAAATCTTTTCCTTGTAGGATGAATTCATTAAATTCTCAGAAGAGGAGTgtgcattttgatttattgattttatttttgatgacgAATGTGAttgctgatgatagaaaatgATATTGGACTGTCAAAAAGTGATTCTTTTACAATGTTTACTATAATGATTCATAATATTTGCATAAAATCTTATTCATTAATGTTTACGCCAACTAATTTATTACTTGCAACTCTGAAATTTCTTTCATCCTTTGATAGTTGTGgcatatatcttttttattttttgtttaatataatCTTAGTACTATTGATATAatcataaaattgattttttttcgaTTATCTTTTTTTCCACGCCAAGAAGGAAGATATATTAAATGGGTAGTTCATGTTGACAATACTTCTAAATTATTTGCAGAAAGGAATTGATGAAAATTGGGCCGCTGCCTTGGAACATAACCCTGACGCTTTTGCAAGGGTGGTATGTATTATCTATTTATCTTCAACCCTGGCTATCACtattacatacataaatatatatatatatatatatatttgtttttgtattgaTTTTAAAGTTTCTTATGCAACTCTTCAGGTTATGTTGTACGTGGACATGGAGGTTAATGGTTTCCCATTAAAGGTAACAACTAGATGGTGAAAAATATCTTAGGAATAATTCTTGTTGCATCAATGATTCTTTGTTGACAATATTCTTCTTGTTTCCTCAgctcttatatttatttatagtttctCCATTTCGTAAGGCAAGTGACtatgttttgaggttttttggtTATTCACAGTGTATAGAGATTTTCAACTTGTGATGCTAATGGTTAGTGAACTTTGTGCAGGTATTGAAAAAGTTGCTCAAGGATGATGTCATATCCAAAGCAAGGATTAATACTGAGGTTGGTTACTTCatacaattaaatttgtaaatggTTTGTGGGTGTGTTGTTTTCCGTGGCATGACTTATTTCTAATAggtttctaatctttttttacTGAAAAGTATTTTCGTCAAAATGGGCTTCAAGCTTCAGGTCGTGGGTTCACGTCATAACCCACGACCTGAGGCATAAATCAGTAATTGGGTTCTCAAAGTTACTCACAAGTTCATCTTTTGGAGGTTCATATGGAGGCATGTTTTCAAGTTCTGCTTCAGCAGCAGCAAGATAAAGTTAGCTTTAATTATTCTATGTTTCCGAGATTCTTCTTGCTTCCTCAGGtcttccatttctttatattttttcctaagGGGTAttagaaagaaatataaagaagtGGAACACGTGAGGTTGCAAGAAGAATCTCGGTAACAAAGAATCATTAAAGCTAACTTTTTCTTGCTGCTTGTAAAGCAGAACTTGAAAACGTGCCTCCATATGAACCTCCGAAAGATGAACTGGTGAGTAACTTTAAGAACCCAATTATTGCACCTGATCGGAGTAAGCTGCCAAAACGGCATGGTGCAACTTCTGCAGCTCAGGTAATTAATCTTTATTGCTTGAATTTGTACTTCATGCAGAAGTTGGGCTTATGCTCTGCTTTTTGGTCATTAGCCTTTTCTTGTTAGACTATCATTAAATTGTAGAAATTCTGGAAGTATGCATAGGattgcattatttatttatgattgacAAAGAATATTTAAACTATATCATTCCACCTTTTTGTTATCTTTCCTTGTATGCTTCATgataatacaatgaatttaaacTATTATATTTAAACTAtaataatacaatgaatttcCTCTGTGGTTGTGTCCAACCAAGATTTTCATTGGAAGCTTTTGGCCTTTATTCTAAATAATGTTGAATGTACTGCCAATCAGTTGATGGAAACACTTCTTTATTTTAATGGAATTTTATAATAGGAAACTGATGcagattgatgatttttttatttacaagttGACCTCATTCCATATAGGGAGAGTTTTAGAGAGCTTCCCCCCCCCCACCTGGCTCTCTAAAACTCTCCCTATTTGTTGGACTCAAAAGACTTGTATGATTGTTTCAAAGTTTGTCCTAACTtcaaggtttaatttgttatgcaGGACCGTCGTGATTACATGGATGATTACCATGTAAGCTTCATTCTTTTctctacttatttttattgccAAATAGAGGTGGTAttcattcttttctctttttggaaGCATCTTATAGCAGACTTACAGTCAAACATATTGGaatctattttgtttattattattattttctgtaTTTCTTTTCCAGAAGTATCTAATTGCTGAAAAACTTTGTTGCTTTAAGAAATTGCAAGCTTGTTAAGCTGCTTCATAGAATTTatatcttgagaggaaatttgaaaGAATGTTGGTGTGGAGCAGTTGGCATTGGCAATGTATTAGTGATGAGTGATTTGGAACACACctttcttgttaaaaaaaaaaaaattgttttttctaagCTTGGCTATTGGTGCATTTCAGGGATTTTCTTAATGGAGTAGAAGAGATTTCAATACTTTCATCAGGGCTTGTGAGAAGTATGGCCGAAATGACATAAAAAGTATTGCTTCTGAAATGGAAGGGAAAACGGAGGAGGAAGTTGAAAGATACGCAAAGGTCTTTaaagaaagatagaaagagTTAAATGGTGAGTAATATTCAATTTTACACCATTGTTAccttaagttaaaataaattctaatggGAAGCAAATGTATACTTCAATTATTGAGATATGTACATAAAGTTCTCGTATTGGGTTTTGGTAACATCTGTTTCCATGAACTTCAACGTCTTTGACCTTCGATCCCATGGCATTAGTTGCTGTTCTCCAGTCCCCTAGTACATGCAAAAATAACCCAtaaatgtgtgtttttgtttggttttgtattttgtttttgttttcttctgttTGGCTAAGGGGAAGAGATTGTCTTAACTGGTTTAACTGGGTTGTTGAGCCATCTGTTATTGAAAGAGATGAGCCAC contains the following coding sequences:
- the LOC115961162 gene encoding protein DNA-DAMAGE INDUCIBLE 1-like, which codes for MVIAGPKWPAWNLLLMMSAPTNNFSFNPDGSAVNPGAFQQHIRSDSNLMAQLFQNDPELAQAVLGNDLNKLQDLLRERHRQKSDLRRQQEEELALLYADPFDVEAQKKIEAAIRQKGIDENWAAALEHNPDAFARVVMLYVDMEVNGFPLKLLYLFIVSPFRKASDYVLRFFGYSQCIEKVAQG